One stretch of Prunus persica cultivar Lovell chromosome G1, Prunus_persica_NCBIv2, whole genome shotgun sequence DNA includes these proteins:
- the LOC18789793 gene encoding transcription initiation factor IIF subunit beta → MEEERGNGSSSSRNLDTGKAESPVWLMKCPVVVAKSWNSHNPSDPHPLSKVVLSLDPLRADDPSSLEFKMEMAGSSGAANLPKSYSLNMFKDFVPMCVFSETNQGKVSMEGKVEHKFDMKPHGSNIEEYGKLCRERTNKSMIKNRQIQVIDNDRGIHMRPMPGMIGLISSTSKDKKKTHPVKQSDMKRTRRDRGELEDIVFKLFEKQPNWTLKQLVQETDQPAQFLKEILNELCVYNKRGTNQGTYELKPEYKKSVEDTAE, encoded by the exons ATGGAGGAGGAGCGTGGTAATGGTAGTAGTAGTAGCAGGAACTTGGACACAGGGAAGGCCGAGAGCCCGGTGTGGCTGATGAAGTGCCCGGTGGTCGTAGCCAAGTCATGGAACTCTCACAACCCCTCTGATCCCCACCCTCTCTCCAAAGTCGTCCTCTCTCTCGATCCCCTCCGCGCCGACGACCCCTCTTCCCTCGAG TTCAAAATGGAGATGGCTGGCAGCAGTGGGGCTGCGAATTTGCCTAAAAGTTATTCCTTGAATATGTTTAAAGACTTCGTTCCCATGTGCGTTTTCTCCGAGACAAATCAAG GCAAGGTTTCTATGGAAGGGAAAGTAGAGCATAAGTTTGACATGAAGCCCCATGGTTCAAACATTGAGGAGTATGGAAAGTTGTGTCGTGAAAGGACAAACAAGTCAATGATCAAGAATAGGCAAATACAG GTGATTGACAATGACCGAGGAATACATATGAGGCCCATGCCTGGTATGATTGGCTTGATTTCATCCACTTCCAAG GATAAGAAGAAAACTCATCCGGTTAAACAATCAGACATGAAAAGGACTAGAAGAGACCGGGGGGAACTGGAGGATATCGTGTTCAAGTTATTTGAAAAACAACCAAATTGGACTTTGAAGCAGCTTGTGCAAGAAACTGATCAGCCTGCT CAATTCTTGAAAGAGATACTGAATGAGCTCTGCGTGTACAATAAAAGAGGAACTAACCAGGGTACTTATGAGCTTAAGCCGGAGTACAAGAAATCTGTTGAGGATACAGCTGAATAA
- the LOC18793018 gene encoding purple acid phosphatase 2, producing the protein MRKVTGRLNSAGLVGMLLVVLEVCEGGITSSYVRNDDLSLDMPLDSDVFQVPPGYNAPQQVHITQGDHEGRGVIVSWVTPDEPGSSTVLYWAENNTNLKNQAQGTLLTYHYFNYISGYIHHCTIHNLEFDTKYYYEVGIGNTTRRFWFTTPPGVGPDVAYTFGLIGDLGQTHDSNRTLTHYELNPTKGQTVLFVGDLSYADDYPFHDNNRWDTWGRFTERNAAYQPWIWTAGNHEIDFVPELGESKPFKPYTNRYFVPYEASHSTSPLWYSIKRASAYIIVLSSYSAYGKYTPQYKWLEKELPKVNRTETPWLIVLMHSPLYNSYAHHYMEGESMRVMYEQWFVKYKVDIIFAGHVHAYERSERISNIAYNIVNGLCSPISDESAPVYITIGDGGNLEGLVTEMTEPQPSYSAFREASFGHGIFDIKNRSHAFFSWHRNQDGYAVEADSLWLKNRYWKSLEEQLLAAM; encoded by the exons ATGAGGAAGGTAACAGGGAGATTGAACAGTGCTGGGCTTGTAGGTATGTTACTGGTTGTCCTGGAGGTCTGTGAGGGTGGGATAACAAGTAGTTATGTTAGAAATGATGACTTGTCCCTTGATATGCCTTTAGACAGTGATGTGTTCCAAGTGCCTCCCGGATATAATGCCCCTCAGCAG GTTCATATAACACAAGGAGATCATGAGGGGAGGGGTGTGATTGTCTCTTGGGTCACTCCAGATGAACCTGGTTCAAGTACAGTGCTTTACTGGGCAGAAAATAATACCAACCTCAAAAACCAAGCTCAAGGCACTCTTCTCACTTACCACTACTTCAATTACATTTCTGGTTACATTCATCACTGCACCATTCACAATTTGGAG TTTGACACCAAATACTACTATGAAGTCGGGATTGGTAATACCACGCGGCGGTTTTGGTTCACAACCCCTCCTGGCGTTGGTCCTGATGTTGCTTATACGTTTGGCCTCATAg GGGATCTTGGTCAAACTCACGATTCAAATCGAACACTTACCCATTATGAATTGAACCCAACAAAAGGGCAGACGGTATTGTTTGTTGGGGACCTCTCTTATGCAGATGATTATCCGTTTCATGACAATAACAGGTGGGATACATGGGGGAGGTTCACAGAGAGAAATGCTGCTTATCAACCCTGGATATGGACTGCAGGAAACCACGAAATCGATTTTGTTCCTGAactt GGTGAAAGCAAACCCTTCAAACCCTACACAAACCGGTATTTTGTTCCATACGAAGCTTCACATAGTACATCTCCTCTCTGGTACTCCATCAAGAGAGCTTCAGCATATATCATAGTCTTGTCCTCTTACTCCGCATATG GGAAATATACTCCTCAATACAAGTGGCTTGAAAAGGAGCTGCCAAAAGTGAACAGAACAGAGACACCATGGCTTATTGTTCTTATGCATTCTCCACTATATAATAGCTATGCACATCACTATATGGAAGGAGAATCCATGAGAGTGATGTACGAGCAATGGTTTGTCAAGTACAAAGTAGACATTATCTTTGCTGGTCATGTTCATGCCTATGAAAGATCC GAGCGGATATCAAATATTGCGTACAACATTGTGAATGGACTGTGCAGCCCTATAAGTGACGAATCAGCCCCAGTTTACATAACCATTGGAGATGGAGGAAATCTAGAAGGATTGGTTACTGA AATGACAGAACCGCAGCCAAGCTACTCAGCTTTCCGGGAAGCTAGCTTTGGTCATGGGATTTTCGACATAAAAAACAGAAGTCATGCATTTTTCAGTTGGCATCGGAATCAAGATGGGTATGCAGTAGAAGCTGATTCTCTATGGTTGAAAAACAGATACTGGAAATCTCTGGAAGAGCAGCTCCTAGCCGCCATGTAA
- the LOC18789405 gene encoding dehydration-responsive element-binding protein 2D gives MAYHTHQKQKQKKKRKKRERERELGNTDTIPTPLNPRVVCHCQSTTMLKSEMSSVKVGERKQVKRPAQASSRKGCMRGKGGPENAMCTYKGVRQRTWGKWVAEIREPNRGARLWLGTFDTSHEAASAYDAAARKLYGSQAKLNLPDQYHHQVPSSANTHMLSQTPNPSAQLTLLHQNPSGTSSACLSNDYAAPLNDVAVPVLRDHFPNVKAHQPHGTYPEPKPEAEHSKMKVEENMSGNEGMESGIFWGNVSGNFPMFDDSIWVEAAMSLDFPVIEDHGIFSSNFVDGSVWEPLQPSPWCV, from the coding sequence ATGGCTTATCACACGcaccaaaagcaaaaacagaagaaaaagaggaagaaaagagagagagagagagagctcggAAACACAGACACAATCCCTACCCCTTTAAATCCCAGAGTAGTGTGTCACTGTCAATCAACCACAATGTTGAAGTCAGAGATGAGCAGCGTTAAGGTTGGGGAAAGAAAGCAAGTGAAGAGGCCTGCACAGGCCAGTTCAAGAAAGGGGTGCATGAGAGGGAAAGGAGGCCCTGAGAATGCCATGTGCACTTACAAAGGTGTGAGGCAGAGGACTTGGGGGAAATGGGTGGCTGAAATCCGTGAGCCCAACCGAGGTGCTCGTCTCTGGCTTGGCACTTTTGACACCTCCCATGAAGCTGCTTCGGCTTATGATGCTGCTGCGCGCAAACTCTACGGTTCCCAGGCCAAGCTCAATTTGCCTGATCAATATCACCATCAAGTCCCTTCCTCTGCCAACACCCACATGCTTTCACAGACGCCAAACCCATCAGCCCAACTAACCCTTCTGCATCAGAATCCATCAGGTACTTCCAGTGCCTGTTTATCAAACGATTATGCTGCTCCTCTCAACGATGTTGCAGTTCCAGTACTTCGCGATCATTTTCCGAATGTGAAAGCTCATCAGCCCCATGGTACTTACCCTGAGCCTAAGCCAGAGGCAGAGCACAGCAAGATGAAAGTGGAGGAGAATATGAGTGGCAATGAAGGAATGGAGTCTGGAATTTTCTGGGGCAACGTAAGCGGAAACTTTCCGATGTTCGATGACTCGATATGGGTGGAGGCAGCCATGTCCCTTGATTTTCCGGTGATAGAAGATCATGGCATTTTTTCCAGCAACTTCGTCGATGGAAGTGTTTGGGAACCATTGCAGCCATCTCCATGGTGCGTGTAA
- the LOC18791972 gene encoding protein SHI RELATED SEQUENCE 5 → MAGLFCLGGRDQAPTSSSKQEGRGGGGGDQERVEGGGGNLYLYRSSNEGQAEIYNKGFEIWPSQYHHPHQNLNYYSFGVDPSYNRRHLHNDDHDHNHNDVVSADDLSSGLRLAVMRQGGGGGLGGSSSSGMNCQDCGNQAKKDCPHMRCRTCCKSRGFQCQTHVKSTWVPAAKRRERQEQFSGLQQNQQQQEQQQQQLQFRGDNPKRQRESQGGAGSLACVRLPSNTSGLELAQFPSEVSSPAVFRCVRVSAMDDADDQYAYQTAVNIGGHVFKGLLYDQGPDGQYYPSSSTGGGGESSSGGRHDHQEGGGAHPHHQQHNLVTVAATAGTTSHGGNPSTTLLDPSLFPTPLNAFMAGTQIFPPPRS, encoded by the exons ATGGCTGGCTTGTTTTGCTTAGGCGGAAGAGATCAAGCTCCAACAAGCAGCAGCAAACAAGAGGgccgaggaggaggaggaggagatcaAGAAAGAgtggaaggaggaggaggaaaccTGTATTTGTACAGATCATCAAACGAGGGACAGGCCGAGATCTACAACAAGGGCTTCGAGATATGGCCTTCCCAGTATCATCACCCACACCAGAATTTGAACTACTACTCGTTTGGAGTGGATCCTAGTTACAACCGAAGACACTTACACAACGACGACCACGACCACAACCACAACGACGTCGTCTCTGCGGATGATCTGTCTTCAGGATTGAGACTCGCGGTGATGAGGCAAGGTGGTGGGGGAGGGTTAGGAGGGTCGAGCAGCAGCGGCATGAATTGCCAAGACTGCGGGAACCAAGCCAAGAAAGACTGCCCTCACATGAGGTGCAGAACTTGCTGCAAGAGCCGAGGGTTTCAGTGCCAAACCCACGTCAAGAGCACTTGGGTTCCTGCCGCCAAACGCCGAGAGAGGCAAGAACAATTCTCTGgtctgcaacaaaatcaacaacaacaagaacagcagcaacagcagctACAGTTTCGAGGAGACAATCCCAAAaggcagagagagagtcaAGGGGGGGCGGGCTCTCTTGCCTGCGTTCGTTTGCCATCCAACACGTCAG GGTTGGAACTGGCACAATTTCCATCAGAAGTGAGTTCACCAGCGGTGTTCCGTTGTGTAAGAGTAAGTGCAATGGACGATGCAGATGACCAGTACGCCTATCAAACGGCTGTCAACATCGGAGGCCATGTATTCAAGGGACTTCTCTACGATCAAGGCCCCGATGGTCAATATTACCCAAGTTCTAGTactggaggaggaggagaaagcTCCTCAGGCGGCCGTCATGATCATCAAGAAGGCGGAGGAGCCCATCCACATCATCAGCAACATAATCTGGTTACAGTCGCAGCCACTGCCGGCACCACCAGCCACGGCGGAAACCCATCTACCACGTTGCTAGACCCGTCACTCTTCCCAACTCCACTCAATGCTTTCATGGCTGGTACGCAAATCTTCCCACCCCCAAGGtcttag
- the LOC18788408 gene encoding cysteine proteinase 15A, whose protein sequence is MDRPTTLVPLLLFLSLLTSALASTVTPNDADPLIQQVVPEANDNLLLHAERHFSSFKATFGKTYATQEEHDYRFGVFKANLRRAKRHQGLDPTAVHGVTKFSDLTPSEFRRNFLGLKRLRLPSDANKAPILPTNDLPTDFDWRDKGAVTPVKDQGSCGSCWAFSATGALEGAHYLQTGELLSLSEQQLVDCDHECDPEEFGSCDSGCNGGLMNNAFEYTLKAGGLEREKDYPYTGTDDTCKFDKSKVVAAVSNFSVISTDEDQIAANLVHHGPLAVGINAVFMQTYVKGVSCPYICGKRIDHGVLLVGYGSSGFAPIRFKEKPYWILKNSWGQSWGEEGFYKICRGHNSCGVDSLVSTVASLHTSNH, encoded by the exons ATGGATCGCCCCACCACTCTCGtccccctcctcctcttcctttctctcctGACCTCTGCACTCGCGTCCACCGTAACTCCTAACGACGCTGACCCTCTGATCCAACAAGTCGTACCGGAAGCCAACGACAATCTACTCCTCCACGCCGAGCGCCACTTCTCCAGCTTCAAAGCTACGTTCGGAAAGACCTACGCGACTCAAGAGGAGCACGACTACAGGTTCGGCGTCTTTAAGGCGAACCTGCGCCGAGCCAAGCGCCACCAGGGGCTCGACCCCACTGCCGTCCACGGTGTCACCAAGTTCTCCGATCTCACTCCGTCGGAGTTTCGCCGGAATTTTCTCGGACTAAAGCGTCTCCGGCTGCCATCAGACGCTAACAAGGCTCCCATCCTTCCTACCAATGATCTTCCCACCGACTTCGATTGGCGCGACAAAGGTGCTGTCACACCGGTGAAGGACCag GGGTCTTGTGGGTCGTGCTGGGCATTTAGTGCGACGGGAGCTTTGGAAGGAGCTCATTATTTGCAAACAGGGGAGCTCTTGAGTCTTAGTGAGCAGCAGCTTGTGGACTGCGACCATGAG TGTGATCCAGAAGAATTTGGTTCATGCGACTCGGGGTGTAATGGTGGGCTGATGAACAATGCATTCGAGTACACACTCAAGGCTGGTGGACTAGAGCGAGAGAAGGACTATCCTTACACTGGGACTGATGATACCTGCAAATTTGACAAGAGCAAAGTTGTTGCTGCTGTATCTAACTTCAGCGTTATTTCCACAGACGAAGATCAAATTGCTGCAAATTTGGTGCACCATGGCCCACTTGCAG TTGGGATCAATGCCGTGTTCATGCAAACATACGTAAAGGGAGTTTCATGCCCTTACATCTGCGGAAAGCGTATCGATCATGGAGTGCTTCTGGTGGGGTATGGTTCTTCTGGTTTTGCTCCGATCCGATTTAAGGAGAAGCCTTACTGGATCTTGAAGAACTCATGGGGACAGAGTTGGGGAGAGGAGGGCTTTTACAAGATCTGCAGAGGTCATAATTCTTGTGGGGTGGATTCCTTGGTCTCCACTGTTGCGTCTCTGCATACATCCAATCACTAG
- the LOC18789214 gene encoding protein NRT1/ PTR FAMILY 8.2 has protein sequence MVAYLVFEMRQSLPRAATHVTDWIGAAYVLTLVGAFLADAYLGRFKTIIIFSCVYAVGMVLLTLSTSIDSLRPPPCTTRPCNKATDGQTAFLYGALGLIALGTGGIKPCVSSFGADQFDEADSREVQTKYAFFNWFFFAINIGALLGITVLVYIQDNKGWTWGFGIPTMAMICSIAILAAGVPYYRYQKPMGSPFTRFIQVAVASVRNHFNGVEVVREADLYEVKTNQSDILGARKLPHTTQYRFLDKAAVVTDPEGSPKSRWMLCTVTQVEEFKCFIRVLPVWTSTIALSISFSQLSTFFVSQANKTNRHLGPNFEIPAGSVPVFAAINALILVPIYEKWMVPTIRRRTGHPRGLTSLQRMGVGLFVSIFALGSAALVEKKRRDHLNPLSKMSVFWLLPQFFLIGTAEVFTYVGQLEFFYDEATDGTRSISSAMFLSEIGIGSWLSTALVKIIDSATGGEEQGWLRNDLNMSKLDYFYWILTAINGVNFLVYLWVARRYKGRHGSRTSVRHGDES, from the exons ATGGTGGCTTACTTGGTGTTTGAGATGCGGCAATCGCTACCAAGGGCAGCCACCCATGTCACAGATTGGATTGGAGCTGCCTATGTTCTCACACTTGTTGGAGCCTTTTTAGCTGATGCTTACTTGGGCCGCTTCAAAACCATCATCATTTTCTCATGTGTCTACGCCGTG GGAATGGTCTTGTTGACGCTATCCACCTCCATAGACAGCCTACGTCCACCGCCATGCACGACCCGGCCATGCAACAAGGCAACCGACGGCCAAACTGCCTTCCTCTACGGCGCACTCGGCCTCATAGCCCTCGGAACCGGCGGCATCAAGCCGTGCGTCTCATCCTTCGGAGCTGATCAATTCGATGAGGCTGATTCAAGAGAAGTCCAAACCAAATACGCCTTCTTTAACTGGTTCTTCTTTGCCATAAACATAGGTGCGCTGTTGGGAATTACGGTGTTGGTTTACATACAAGATAACAAAGGGTGGACTTGGGGTTTTGGAATTCCAACGATGGCCATGATCTGCTCCATTGCCATCTTAGCCGCTGGTGTTCCATATTATCGTTATCAAAAGCCCATGGGCAGCCCTTTCACTAGGTTTATTCAGGTGGCTGTGGCCTCAGTGAGGAACCATTTTAATGGGGTTGAGGTGGTTCGTGAAGCTGATCTGTATGAGGTTAAGACCAACCAGTCTGATATCTTGGGTGCCCGAAAGCTACCTCACACTACACAATATAG GTTTTTGGACAAAGCAGCGGTGGTGACAGACCCAGAGGGCAGCCCAAAGAGTCGTTGGATGCTATGCACAGTGACCCAAGTAGAAGAATTCAAATGCTTCATAAGAGTCCTCCCCGTATGGACATCAACCATAGCCCTCTCCATCTCATTCTCTCAACTCTCCACCTTCTTTGTCAGCCAAGCCAACAAAACCAACCGCCACCTCGGCCCAAACTTTGAAATCCCCGCAGGTTCCGTCCCCGTATTCGCCGCAATCAACGCCCTCATCCTCGTCCCCATCTACGAAAAATGGATGGTTCCGACCATCCGGAGACGCACGGGCCACCCACGTGGCCTCACATCGCTACAAAGAATGGGGGTCGGGCTCTTTGTCTCAATCTTTGCCCTGGGCTCAGCTGCCTTGGTTGAGAAGAAACGCCGAGACCACTTAAACCCGTTGAGCAAGATGAGTGTGTTTTGGTTGCTTCCTCAGTTCTTTCTCATCGGCACCGCTGAGGTTTTTACGTACGTGGGACAGTTGGAGTTTTTCTACGATGAAGCCACGGATGGTACGAGAAGCATAAGCAGTGCAATGTTTTTGAGTGAGATTGGGATCGGGAGTTGGTTAAGCACTGCGCTTGTTAAGATCATAGACAGTGCGACTGGTGGAGAAGAACAAGGGTGGTTGAGGAACGACTTGAACATGAGCAAGCTTGATTACTTTTATTGGATATTGACGGCCATCAATGGGGTTAATTTCTTGGTGTATTTGTGGGTGGCTCGGCGTTATAAAGGTAGGCATGGTTCACGCACCAGTGTGAGACATGGGGACGAGAGTTGA
- the LOC18792180 gene encoding protein WALLS ARE THIN 1, with product MADAVGSASAKRMCCSVPERLQLHGAMLALQFGYAGFHVVSRAALNMGISKLVFPVYRNIIALLMLLPFAYFLEKKDRPAITLNFLVQFFLLALIGITANQGFYLLGLDNTSPTFASAIQNSVPAITFLMAAVLRIEHVRLNRKDGIAKVIGTIFCVAGASVITLYKGPTIYSPTPPLQMMRLMGNATSIVSSSSSLSSSSSSSAIMSTLGDANGKSWTLGCLYLIGHCLSWSGWLVFQAPVLKKYPARLSVTSYTCFFGLIQFIVIAAIFERDAQAWIFHNGGEVFSILYAGVVASGIAFAVQIWCIDRGGPVFVAVYQPVQTLVVAIMASVALGEEFYLGGIIGAVLIIVGLYLVLWGKNEERKFGLIAQANSRAGILSTPEHANNRKSQAKTSLTQPLIPPSTENV from the exons ATGGCTGATGCAGTAGGTTCAGCCTCTGCGAAGAGAATGTGTTGTTCGGTGCCTGAGAGACTCCAACTGCATGGGGCCATGCTGGCCTTGCAGTTTGGCTATGCTGGTTTCCATGTTGTCTCTAGAGCTGCCCTCAACATGGGCATTAGCAAGCTTGTCTTCCCTGTTTACAGGAACATCATCGCTCTGCTTATGCTCCTTCCCTTTGCCTATTTTCTAGAGAA GAAGGACAGGCCTGCAATTACACTAAACTTTCTCGTTCAGTTCTTCCTCCTGGCGCTTATTGG AATAACAGCAAACCAAGGATTCTACTTGCTGGGGTTGGACAACACATCTCCAACCTTTGCTTCTGCCATCCAAAATTCCGTCCCAGCCATCACCTTCCTCATGGCAGCCGTACTCAG GATTGAGCACGTGAGGCTAAACAGAAAAGACGGTATCGCAAAGGTGATCGGAACGATTTTCTGCGTTGCCGGAGCCTCCGTAATTACTCTGTACAAGGGTCCCACCATATACAGCCCAACTCCCCCACTGCAGATGATGAGATTGATGGGCAATGCTACCTCCATAGTATCATCGTCATCATCCttatcatcctcatcatcttcatcagcAATAATGTCAACGCTTGGTGATGCAAATGGCAAGAGCTGGACTCTGGGTTGCCTGTACCTGATCGGGCATTGCCTGTCGTGGTCCGGCTGGCTCGTCTTCCAAGCCCCGGTTCTGAAGAAGTACCCGGCTCGTCTCTCTGTGACCTCCTACACCTGCTTCTTTGGTCTCATACAGTTCATCGTAATCGCTGCCATTTTTGAGAGAGACGCTCAGGCTTGGATCTTTCACAACGGAGGAGAAGTCTTCAGCATCTTATACGCG GGAGTGGTTGCTTCAGGGATCGCATTCGCTGTACAGATATGGTGCATAGACAGAGGGGGCCCTGTCTTTGTTGCTGTATATCAACCTGTTCAGACCCTCGTTGTCGCTATAATGGCCTCCGTCGCTTTAGGCGAAGAATTCTACTTGGGCGG GATAATTGGGGCGGTGCTGATCATAGTGGGACTGTACCTAGTGCTGTGGGGTAAAAacgaagaaagaaagtttggtCTAATAGCTCAAGCAAACAGCAGGGCTGGAATTCTGTCCACTCCGGAGCACGCAAACAACAGGAAAAGCCAAGCCAAGACGTCCCTCACTCAGCCACTCATCCCTCCATCAACCGAAAATGTTTGA